The following are encoded in a window of Paenibacillaceae bacterium GAS479 genomic DNA:
- a CDS encoding chemotaxis protein CheX translates to MKAEFINPFLESAVMVLEQVVQIKPQTGPVGLKELRGQTGFIWIQIQLIGQVNGEIVFGLSEDSALKIVSAMMGGFEISVLDEMGKSAISELSNMISGNASTRLSNQGVHVDITPPALLQEYQIQLLEARKAITVPVIIDGIGQMDIQVLLAS, encoded by the coding sequence ATGAAAGCTGAATTTATCAATCCTTTCCTGGAATCTGCGGTTATGGTACTAGAGCAGGTCGTACAAATTAAGCCGCAGACGGGACCTGTAGGTCTCAAGGAGCTACGAGGTCAAACAGGATTTATTTGGATTCAAATTCAGCTGATCGGTCAGGTCAATGGAGAAATCGTGTTTGGGTTGAGCGAAGATTCGGCACTCAAAATCGTGTCGGCTATGATGGGTGGCTTCGAGATTTCAGTTCTCGATGAGATGGGGAAGAGCGCGATCTCCGAGCTCAGCAATATGATCAGCGGCAATGCCAGCACGAGGCTGTCCAACCAGGGCGTTCATGTAGACATTACGCCGCCAGCGCTTCTGCAAGAATATCAGATACAGTTGCTTGAGGCGCGTAAAGCGATTACCGTGCCTGTAATCATAGATGGGATCGGCCAGATGGATATACAGGTTCTATTGGCATCGTAA
- a CDS encoding HRDC domain-containing protein: MQIVFLNSFEKPLGDGRLDNAQLTICEQQGMWSVVWNGSRHGSSESADLWYEGSSWEEMMNAFRHGVAVRMGEGFTPLIDGMLDERPVGNGGFVSLLQCYGELHGDTALYESLRDWRRVKASTDKKSAFLVATNRTLMMISAFVPQTAEELSQIPGWGPGKSASYSAEVLAITVGVLQPRAFPLDWVQESLDPKAYIQWLYKQKENKYKNRLDRQQSSRMILEGIQSEKTLEQLQADTGLARRELMERIEQLDQEGYDLEPLIARELEGVPQEELLRIREAMRSDGDKYLKPILQKVYGTEPVAGMKVELIYDRLRLVRMRSRREGTADNQEAM; encoded by the coding sequence ATGCAGATCGTATTTTTGAATTCATTTGAAAAACCGCTTGGAGACGGCAGGCTGGACAATGCTCAGCTGACGATTTGTGAGCAGCAGGGGATGTGGTCGGTCGTTTGGAATGGAAGTCGGCATGGTAGCTCTGAATCGGCGGATTTGTGGTACGAAGGCTCATCCTGGGAGGAAATGATGAATGCATTCCGCCATGGAGTGGCAGTACGCATGGGAGAGGGCTTTACTCCGCTAATTGACGGTATGTTGGACGAGCGCCCGGTGGGAAATGGAGGCTTCGTAAGCCTGCTTCAATGTTATGGAGAGCTCCATGGGGATACTGCTCTCTACGAGTCGTTGCGCGACTGGCGCCGTGTCAAAGCTTCTACGGACAAAAAGTCGGCGTTTCTGGTCGCGACGAATCGAACTCTGATGATGATTAGCGCCTTCGTGCCTCAAACGGCGGAAGAACTCTCGCAAATTCCCGGATGGGGACCTGGCAAGAGTGCCAGCTATAGCGCAGAGGTGTTGGCTATTACCGTAGGAGTTCTACAGCCAAGGGCCTTTCCGCTCGACTGGGTGCAGGAGTCGCTTGATCCTAAAGCCTATATTCAGTGGCTGTACAAACAGAAAGAAAACAAGTATAAAAATCGCTTGGACCGCCAACAGTCTAGCCGCATGATTTTGGAAGGCATACAGTCGGAAAAAACGCTTGAGCAGCTACAGGCCGATACAGGCTTGGCGAGGCGTGAATTGATGGAGCGGATTGAGCAGTTGGATCAGGAGGGGTATGATCTGGAGCCGCTAATTGCAAGAGAGCTGGAAGGAGTGCCGCAAGAGGAGTTGCTGCGCATTCGTGAAGCAATGAGGAGTGATGGGGACAAGTATCTTAAGCCAATCCTGCAAAAGGTTTATGGTACGGAGCCTGTTGCCGGGATGAAGGTAGAACTGATTTATGATCGTCTCCGTCTCGTCCGTATGCGTAGTCGGAGGGAGGGGACTGCGGATAACCAGGAGGCTATGTAG
- a CDS encoding Uncharacterized membrane-anchored protein YjiN, DUF445 family codes for MKTRYAAGASLAVMAAGFAVTTAFMNDERLALQLLQGGFEAGVVGGIADWFAVTALFRHPLGLKIPHTNLIVKNKPKLINSLVSSLETELLNKESISARLRKLNLIQGAGQLIVRQLAKRSNREAVLTALQAVVERLPLDKLAGSLLQGAAGYARRADLKLGVEKVATTLIREKLDEKALDYVLDQAVDWIAKPSTGKMLGEMAQSKLQELQVGGFMGFAVQAFAGFMNEDKMGAMLQHMLLSGVKDLTTPGSRQRDELLLQLRSRLLGLAEDEESLDKAKEWAASKLEAPEVGEFASAKALELQRKLLDWLEKDKQQGGKLVVAAVRAVSDRLSKEEELVRHWEDRLSAMVVQVIEKNHYRIGLLVRENLNKLDDKDLVDMLETKVGSDLQWIRVNGAVCGFLIGIVLTLFSWI; via the coding sequence ATGAAAACCAGATACGCGGCCGGCGCCTCGCTGGCGGTTATGGCAGCAGGGTTTGCCGTTACGACAGCATTTATGAACGATGAGCGCCTGGCGCTGCAGTTGCTGCAGGGTGGTTTTGAGGCAGGAGTGGTCGGAGGTATCGCCGACTGGTTCGCTGTAACCGCGTTGTTTCGCCATCCACTGGGGCTGAAAATTCCCCACACCAATCTGATTGTCAAAAACAAGCCGAAGCTCATCAACTCGCTTGTGTCCTCTTTGGAAACCGAGTTGCTGAACAAGGAGAGCATTAGCGCACGACTGCGCAAACTCAACTTGATCCAGGGCGCAGGGCAATTGATTGTTCGACAGCTGGCTAAGCGCTCCAACAGGGAAGCAGTGCTGACAGCACTCCAGGCAGTAGTGGAAAGACTGCCTTTGGACAAGCTGGCAGGCTCATTGCTGCAAGGAGCAGCAGGTTATGCCCGCCGGGCTGACCTGAAGCTAGGAGTGGAGAAGGTGGCAACAACTCTTATTCGGGAGAAACTGGATGAGAAGGCGCTGGACTATGTTCTAGATCAGGCTGTTGACTGGATTGCCAAGCCCTCTACTGGCAAAATGCTTGGCGAGATGGCTCAGAGCAAGCTGCAGGAATTGCAAGTCGGCGGTTTTATGGGATTTGCGGTGCAAGCATTTGCCGGTTTCATGAACGAGGACAAAATGGGCGCCATGCTCCAGCATATGCTTCTGTCTGGAGTGAAGGATCTGACAACTCCGGGCAGTCGCCAACGGGATGAGCTGTTGCTGCAACTCCGTTCCAGGCTGCTCGGTCTGGCCGAGGATGAAGAGAGCCTGGACAAGGCCAAGGAATGGGCTGCTTCCAAGCTGGAGGCGCCAGAAGTTGGTGAATTCGCCAGTGCTAAGGCGCTTGAGCTGCAGCGCAAGCTGCTGGATTGGCTGGAGAAAGACAAACAACAGGGTGGTAAACTGGTCGTCGCAGCGGTGCGGGCGGTCAGTGACAGGCTAAGCAAAGAGGAAGAACTGGTTCGCCATTGGGAGGATCGCTTGTCCGCTATGGTTGTTCAGGTTATCGAGAAAAACCATTACCGCATTGGATTGCTCGTACGCGAAAATCTGAATAAATTGGATGACAAGGATCTGGTCGACATGCTGGAGACCAAGGTTGGAAGTGACCTGCAATGGATTCGCGTCAACGGCGCGGTTTGTGGTTTCTTGATCGGCATTGTGCTGACGCTATTCAGCTGGATTTAG
- a CDS encoding Hpr(Ser) kinase/phosphatase: MSKRTMTVRRLADHFKLEVLAGERNLDCEVTKPGGHRPGLEFVGYFDYFPMERVQVLGIKEITYLLKLTELERNLHIGNIVKYHPPCFIVTAGQDGLKYLMRYCEEEGIPLLRTSQSTAEFMAMMDAYLVKELAEHIGIHGVCVNVSGIGILLRGASGAGKSETAHSLIRRGHRLVADDVIVLKKLSPRTLLGTHNGKTKEFLALRSIGLINVVRLYGRKAFQEETRIALDIELTKWQDNDLNNDLEVEERYTDYMGVKIPHIQIQLQPGRDVASLVEAAANNWYLQQQGYSAVEEFMSRLQED; encoded by the coding sequence ATGAGCAAACGTACCATGACGGTTCGTCGCCTTGCTGATCATTTCAAGCTGGAGGTGCTCGCGGGGGAGAGGAATCTCGACTGCGAAGTGACCAAGCCGGGAGGTCATCGGCCAGGACTGGAGTTTGTCGGTTATTTTGATTATTTTCCGATGGAGCGGGTTCAGGTGCTTGGTATTAAGGAAATCACCTATCTGCTTAAACTGACGGAGCTGGAGCGCAATCTTCATATTGGCAATATCGTCAAATACCATCCGCCTTGCTTTATTGTTACCGCAGGTCAGGACGGACTCAAATACTTGATGCGATACTGTGAGGAGGAAGGAATTCCTCTTCTGCGTACGAGTCAGTCAACAGCAGAGTTCATGGCGATGATGGATGCTTATCTGGTCAAAGAGCTGGCCGAACATATCGGTATCCATGGCGTTTGCGTGAATGTGTCAGGCATTGGCATTTTGCTAAGGGGAGCTTCCGGCGCTGGTAAAAGTGAGACCGCTCATTCTCTGATCAGACGGGGCCATCGACTAGTAGCTGATGATGTGATCGTGCTCAAAAAGCTAAGTCCGAGGACGCTGCTTGGCACACATAACGGCAAAACGAAAGAGTTCCTCGCGCTGCGCAGCATCGGACTTATCAATGTCGTAAGGCTTTATGGGCGCAAAGCTTTCCAAGAGGAGACTCGTATCGCGCTTGATATTGAGTTGACCAAATGGCAGGACAACGACCTGAACAATGATCTTGAAGTTGAGGAAAGGTACACCGATTATATGGGTGTCAAAATTCCGCATATTCAAATTCAGCTGCAGCCTGGCCGCGACGTGGCCAGCCTAGTGGAGGCTGCCGCTAACAACTGGTATTTGCAGCAACAGGGCTATAGTGCAGTAGAGGAATTCATGAGCCGGCTTCAGGAGGATTGA